The sequence CACCCCAGGGCATCATCTCGATGGGGCCGGTGTCGGAGTTAATGATCCCCTGAAAGCCGAGTTTGGTGCGGAGCAGATCGTGAATGACGCCCCGGTTGTAGGCGTAGGCGATGGGTTCATATTGTGTACCGACGGGCAGCGAGTAATAGGGCATGATGGCCGACGTACCGGCTTTGATGGCGGCTTTGAACGGAATGAGGTTGTTCTCGAACATCCCGCCCGGAAAAACTTCGGTCTTACCCCAGTCGAAGTGCGGGTCCTGCCCTTCCTTACCAGCGCCACCACCCGGAAAATGCTTGGTGGTCATGGCGACCGACGCGGGGCCGAGTTTCGTCTGCTGGAAGCCCAGCACCACCTCGGTGATCATCTTGGCGGCCCATTGCGCGTTTTCGCCAAAGGTGCCATCGACCCGTTGCCAGCGCGGCTCGGTTGCCAGATCGGCCATGTACATGTAGCCTTTGCGCAGGCCTACCGCCGCCCACTCCTGCCGGGCAATGTCGGCAAATTCACGAGTCAGTTTGAGGTCACGCATCGCCGCGAGGCCCAACTCGCCCGGCCAGGCCGAGAAGGCGGTGCGGCCAACGCTGGTGCCGATGGCGGCGCTGCTGGTGATGTGGTTACGCGGGTTGGAGGCCACGATCGCCGGGATACCCAGCGGCTGGCTTTCGCACAGCGCCTGCAATTTATTGGCCCATTCGGCCGTGATGCGGGCGCTGACGTTGGCCCGCAGAATGAAGTGCCGCAGTTGAAACTGAGTCACCGCTTTGGTGGTTCCGGCGGCGTTCATCAGGGGCGTGGGCAGCGGCTTCCGCGTGAACATGTTGGTGCTGGCGGTCAGGTCTTCCTCGTTGAAGTCGCTGCTGATGGGCTCCTTGTTTTTGGGTCCTTCAAACGACCAGTCGTTTTTGAGCCGCGTGGTGCTGATGAGCATGAAGCCCACTTTCTGCTCCACCGACATCTGGCTCAGCAGATCGCGGCTCCGCTGGGCGGCGGGCAGGCGCCAGTCTTCGTAGGGGTCGAGCCGCCCGTTGCGGTTCAGGTCTTTAAACTGCGCGTTGCCGACGGTCAGCAGCGGAGCCGATCGCACGCCCAGAACGGGCTGTTTTTGAACCTGGGCAACACTGCTGATCGCGGTGGTCAGGAGTATGGTCGTTAAGCCAGCCAGCACCGTGCGGCGCTGGCAATTAGCGCGTAAAGAATAAGGCATGATCGGTGAGTTTAGTAGTTGGTTAAAGCGAAGCAACCCAGCTACTTACCCACCTATCAGCCGTTTAGTCTTATACGTTCATCAACATAGTCAGCAGTTTACGGTCGAGTTTGTAGCCATGCCAGTCTTCGTAGGCCACGTCGTCGCGGCGGGAGTTGATGATACCGAAGTCACCAATGAACTCCCAGAGCGCAAAGCCGATGTCGTGTTCGGACAGCAGCCCCAGCACGTCCGAAAACCAGGCCAGGAAGACATTGTGTGGGGTTTTGTTCCAGGCACCGCATTCGCCACAATGTACACCCACACCCTGCGCCACTAGGTCGAACCAGGGTTTGTAGAACGTTTCGAGCAGCTCGCGGCCCAGGTATTGACTCCCCACCTGCCCCGGCCATTTGGGTTTGGGCAGGTTGTTGACGTCTTTCATGGCCCAAGGCGCCTTGTAGTGCGAAATGATGCCTGGATGGTAGCCCCGACAGCTTTGCCCTACGTCGAGATCGGCGATTTCGGGAATGACCGACTGCCCCGTGTTGTTGCCGTCAGCGATGATCAGGTGTTTGCGGTTTTCGCGCCGGATGGCTTCCTGAGCCGCCACCACCAGCTTCCGGTAGCGGTCGCCGGGGACGGCACTGCGGGCGCTGTGCTGATCGTTCATGTCGGCCCGCAGGCTGGGTTCGTTGAGCAGATCGAAGCTGATGCGCTTGTCGGAGGTCTGTTTGTAGCGGTTAGCCCAGAAATTCCAGTGGTACAGAAACGCCTCCTGCGCGGCGGGGTCGGTCCAGAGGTTATACGGCTCCTGAAAACCGGCGTTGACGCAGTAGCCCGGCGCGCGGTGTAGGTTCAGGCTCACGTGCATTTTGTGCTTGTGGGCGAGCGACACCAGCTGATCGATCTCGTCGACAGCTTTTTGGTTGATCTGGTACACCTCGTCGGGCCGGATGGGGCGGCTCCGGTCGAAGGAGAGGTAATAGGGGTAGGCCATCGGTAACCGCACGAAGTCGAAGCCCCAGTCGTGCAGCCAGGTCAGGTGTTCTTCAGTGGTTTTGGTGCGCCCTTTCGCCGTGGGGTCGGGCGAGAAAAAGTCGAGCAGGTTTACGCCTTTCCAGCGCGGGAGTTTGTTGCGCGGCCGGGTGGCTGTGGCGAGCGCTTCCGAGCCCGCGAGGCCAACGCCGGCGGCGACTACGCTCGTTGTTCGGACGAAGGTACGTCTGTGCATACGTTGAGTTTAGTTGGCGCAGTTGGGTACGTTGCGCGTTACCCGTAAAAGCATGGGCGTGGGTTGATTACTCGTGTGAAGTGGCTGTCTCGGCCCCTTACCGGCCCGTTCGTTTGGGCGCCCAGATGGTTAGCTGGGTACGTTGTCTGCCTTTACGTTGCAGTCTTATCAACGTTTTCACTATGCGCTTCATGCTGCTTCTGCTGCTCGGCAGTGTACTGAGCCTGCCTTCACAGGCTCAGAAAAAAAATACGCCCATCCGGGTTGCCACCTACAACGTTCGCTACAATACGCCCAACGATGGCGTGAATGCCTGGCCCAACCGGAAAGAACGGGTGAAGGCGCTGG comes from Fibrella aestuarina BUZ 2 and encodes:
- a CDS encoding glycoside hydrolase family 3 protein, with the protein product MPYSLRANCQRRTVLAGLTTILLTTAISSVAQVQKQPVLGVRSAPLLTVGNAQFKDLNRNGRLDPYEDWRLPAAQRSRDLLSQMSVEQKVGFMLISTTRLKNDWSFEGPKNKEPISSDFNEEDLTASTNMFTRKPLPTPLMNAAGTTKAVTQFQLRHFILRANVSARITAEWANKLQALCESQPLGIPAIVASNPRNHITSSAAIGTSVGRTAFSAWPGELGLAAMRDLKLTREFADIARQEWAAVGLRKGYMYMADLATEPRWQRVDGTFGENAQWAAKMITEVVLGFQQTKLGPASVAMTTKHFPGGGAGKEGQDPHFDWGKTEVFPGGMFENNLIPFKAAIKAGTSAIMPYYSLPVGTQYEPIAYAYNRGVIHDLLRTKLGFQGIINSDTGPIEMMPWGAENLSIKERYKRTLEAGVNLYSGTADPANLLETVKSGMVDMKLVDDSVLRLLTEKFELGLFENPYVDEDAAERIVGNAEFRKRADVALRKSIVLLRNEAKTLPLRSGTKVYVESYQKQFGRPTPGPGDVLTPAGNYPVQFVKTPEEADVILLWIWPGSRSLFASDGSPLELSLSKNAVDVNYVNTLTAKKPTILAINYTNPWVIDEIYKEGSAATIKGVVATFGTTIDALLDIVTGKVKPTGKMPFTTPRSAEAVKAQMEDVPGYMEGAGYALFKYDEGLTY
- a CDS encoding glycoside hydrolase family 5 protein, which codes for MHRRTFVRTTSVVAAGVGLAGSEALATATRPRNKLPRWKGVNLLDFFSPDPTAKGRTKTTEEHLTWLHDWGFDFVRLPMAYPYYLSFDRSRPIRPDEVYQINQKAVDEIDQLVSLAHKHKMHVSLNLHRAPGYCVNAGFQEPYNLWTDPAAQEAFLYHWNFWANRYKQTSDKRISFDLLNEPSLRADMNDQHSARSAVPGDRYRKLVVAAQEAIRRENRKHLIIADGNNTGQSVIPEIADLDVGQSCRGYHPGIISHYKAPWAMKDVNNLPKPKWPGQVGSQYLGRELLETFYKPWFDLVAQGVGVHCGECGAWNKTPHNVFLAWFSDVLGLLSEHDIGFALWEFIGDFGIINSRRDDVAYEDWHGYKLDRKLLTMLMNV